One Capsicum annuum cultivar UCD-10X-F1 chromosome 2, UCD10Xv1.1, whole genome shotgun sequence genomic window carries:
- the LOC107860372 gene encoding protein YeeZ yields the protein MEICRLPSKPAVPGRTAGRYSIKRPAFSPYIKCRVDDEPKTKNPNSKDRMFILGMGFVGKFLAADLKKHGWQVTGTCTSTSRKKKLEEIGFNAHIFDANEPLHEVFDIMKFHSHLLISVPPVLGVGDPVLQHKELLKEILTDGNLQWLGYLSSTSVYGNCGGAWVDEEYQPSPTTELAKARLAAEEEWLQLACDVRVTAQIFRLGGIYGPGRSAVDTILRQEPLSKGQKMRFSRHYTSRIHVADICQALKASIQRPSPGKIYNVVDDDPAPREQVFKFAKNLVEKKWPGHLNSNNSAEDADSLILQGISRGEKRVSNKRIKTELDVTLLYPTYESGLQSIIKCMQNPFYES from the exons ATGGAGATTTGCCGGTTACCAAGTAAACCGGCGGTACCGGGTCGAACCGCCGGAAGATACTCTATCAAACGCCCAGCGTTCTCCCCCTATATTAAATGCAGAGTAGATGACGAACCgaaaactaaaaacccaaattcGAAAGATCGAATGTTCATTTTGGGCATGGGTTTCGTAGGAAAGTTCCTGGCTGCAGATTTGAAGAAGCATGGATG GCAAGTTACAGGAACTTGTACTAGTACGTCTCGGAAGAAGAAGTTAGAGGAAATTGGGTTCAATGCTCACATATTTGACGCCAATGAACCACT ACACGAAGTctttgatatcatgaaattccacTCACATCTTCTAATCTCTGTCCCTCCagttttaggtgttggtgatcCG GTGCTTCAGCATAAAGAATTGCTAAAAGAAATATTAACGGATGGTAACCTCCAGTGGCTTGGTTACTTGTCATCAACAA GTGTTTATGGCAACTGTGGTGGTGCATGGGTTGATGAAGA GTATCAACCAAGCCCGACGACTGAATTGGCAAAAGCAAGGTTAGCTGCTGAGGAAGAATGGTTACAGCTGGCTTGTGATGTAAGGGTCACTGCCCAAATATTTAGACTGGGTGGTATATATGGTCCTGGTAGAAG TGCTGTGGACACCATTCTCAGGCAAGAGCCTCTGTCAAAAGGTCAGAAGATGAGATTTTCTAGGCATTATACATCCCGTATTCACGTTGCTGACATCTGCCAGGCTCTTAAGGCCAGCATACAGAGACCGTCTCCTGG GAAGATATACAACGTAGTTGATGACGACCCTGCTCCTAGGGAGCAGGTATTTAAGTTCGCCAAGAATTTGGTTGAGAAGAAATGGCCAGGCCACTTAAACTCCAACAACTCTGCTGAAGATGCAGACTCTCTAATTCTGCAGGGGATTTCAAGGGGAGAGAAGCGAGTCTCCAATAAACGCATTAAAACAGAACTGGACGTGACACTGCTTTACCCTACATATGAATCTGGATTACAGAGCATCATTAAGTGCATGCAAAATCCATTTTACGAAAGTTGA
- the LOC107860374 gene encoding EIN3-binding F-box protein 1, which translates to MSKVFNFTGDDAFYHGGVVYPSPKESNLFVSLGHHMDVYFPPCKRSRITAPFIFTEKQKKLPSIDVLPDECLFEVLRRLSDGKERSACACVSKRWLMLLSSIRGDETLVSDPSPISETEERSIESAPVKPLDCTKKGEVVAPNGVEVDEAEAQDIKGEGHLSRCLDGKKATDVRLAAIAVGTASHGGLGKLSIRGSNPTCGVTDTGLKAIARGCPSLRALSLWNVSSVSDEGLSEIAQGCHLLEKLDLCHCPAITDESLMAIAKSCPNLTSLTVESCSKIGNGSLQAVGRLCPKLKFVSLKNCPLIGDQGIASLFSSAGHVLTKVKLHALNISDISLAVIGHYGIAVTEIALIGLQNINERGFWVMGNGQGLQKLRSLAITACHGVTDVGLEALGKGCPNLKLFCLRKCTVLSDNGLVAFAKSSGALESLQLEECHRITQAGFFGVLLNCGTMLKALSLVNCFGVKELAYRFPPVLPCNSLQSLSIRNCPGVGNATLAIVGRLCPKLTHLELSGLLGVTDEGLFPLVQNCEAGLVKLNLSGCANVTDRSVSALTELHGGSLEFLNVDGCRYVTDATLFAISNNCWFLSELDISKCGITDSGIASLASAAQLNLRILSLSGCSLLSDKSVPFLQKLGQTLMGLNIQHCNGVSSNSVDLLLEQLWRCDILS; encoded by the exons atgtctAAAGTCTTCAATTTTACTG GTGATGATGCTTTTTACCATGGCGGGGTTGTATACCCAAGTCCCAAGGAATCCAACCTATTTGTGTCCCTTGGGCATCATATGGATGTCTATTTTCCTCCTTGCAAGAGGTCTCGCATCACTGCCCCTTTCATTTTCACTGAAAAGCAGAAGAAGTTGCCTTCCATTGACGTCCTACCTGATGAATGCCTTTTTGAGGTACTCAGGCGCCTTTCTGATGGCAAAGAGAGGAGTGCCTGTGCTTGTGTTTCCAAGCGCTGGCTTATGCTTTTAAGCAGCATCCGCGGGGATGAAACTTTGGTCTCAGATCCCAGTCCAATTTCGGAGACCGAGGAAAGATCTATCGAAAGCGCCCCTGTTAAGCCCCTGGACTGTACTAAGAAGGGAGAAGTTGTGGCCCCTAATGGTGTAGAAGTCGATGAGGCTGAAGCTCAAGATATTAAAGGAGAGGGTCATCTTTCCAGGTGCCTTGATGGAAAGAAAGCAACAGATGTCAGACTTGCTGCTATTGCTGTTGGAACTGCAAGCCACGGAGGGTTAGGGAAGCTTTCTATTCGGGGAAGCAACCCAACCTGTGGTGTGACTGATACTGGCCTCAAGGCTATTGCTCGAGGTTGCCCTTCTCTCAGGGCACTTTCTCTGTGGAATGTATCTTCAGTTAGTGATGAAGGTTTATCCGAGATCGCTCAGGGATGTCATCTGTTAGAAAAGCTTGATCTCTGCCATTGCCCTGCAATTACTGATGAGTCTTTGATGGCTATTGCAAAAAGTTGTCCTAATCTGACCTCTCTAACGGTGGAATCTTGTTCAAAGATTGGGAATGGAAGTCTTCAAGCCGTTGGTCGTCTTTGCCCCAAGCTGAAGTTTGTCTCTCTCAAAAACTGCCCTCTCATCGGGGATCAAGGAATTGCAAGTCTCTTTTCATCGGCTGGTCATGTTTTGACCAAGGTGAAACTCCACGCACTGAACATCAGCGACATCTCCCTTGCTGTTATTGGGCATTATGGCATTGCAGTGACTGAGATAGCCCTAATTGGTCTTCAAAACATAAATGAGAGAGGATTCTGGGTCATGGGCAATGGCCAAGGTTTGCAGAAGCTGAGGTCGCTTGCAATTACTGCTTGCCATGGAGTTACTGATGTAGGGCTTGAAGCTCTTGGTAAAGGCTGTCCAAACCTAAAGCTGTTTTGCCTCCGAAAATGTACAGTCCTGTCAGATAATGGACTGGTTGCTTTTGCCAAAAGTTCAGGCGCACTGGAGAGCCTCCAATTAGAAGAGTGCCACAGGATCACCCAGGCTGGGTTttttggtgttcttttgaactgtGGTACGATGTTGAAGGCTCTGTCCTTGGTGAACTGCTTTGGTGTTAAAGAGTTAGCCTATCGATTTCCGCCAGTACTGCCTTGCAACTCGCTGCAGTCTTTGTCTATTCGCAACTGCCCTGGAGTTGGTAATGCTACCCTGGCCATAGTGGGTAGGCTGTGCCCCAAACTGACTCATCTGGAGCTGAGTGGCCTTCTTGGAGTAACTGATGAGGGTCTTTTCCCTCTTGTGCAGAACTGTGAAGCTGGGTTGGTCAAGCTGAATCTAAGTGGATGTGCCAATGTTACAGACAGATCAGTTTCAGCCCTAACTGAGTTGCATGGGGGAAGTCTTGAGTTTCTGAATGTTGATGGTTGTCGATATGTTACTGATGCAACCTTGTTTGCAATTTCCAACAACTGCTGGTTTCTCAGTGAACTTGATATTTCGAAGTGTGGAATCACTGATTCTGGTATTGCATCTTTGGCCAGTGCAGCACAGCTTAATTTGCGGATCCTCTCACTGTCGGGTTGCTCTCTACTTTCAGACAAAAGTGTACCCTTCCTGCAAAAGTTGGGGCAGACACTTATGGGCTTAAACATCCAGCACTGCAATGGGGTCAGTAGCAACAGTGTTGATCTGCTGTTAGAACAACTCTGGAGGTGTGATATCCTTTCTTAA
- the LOC107860375 gene encoding uncharacterized protein LOC107860375: protein MDDCFMLIGYSENFKGKKKINVAMAGGHVHAVHHQQQATSGQQMVKKENTVIEDQLANNDMLSQDQLTHLMTKATPDQFQQILKVLNANSVGELHGTINMGDCMC, encoded by the exons ATGGATGATTGTTTTATGTTGATTGGTTACTCAGAAAATTTCAAAGGTAAGAAGAAGATTAATGTAGCTATGGCTGGAGGCCATGTGCATGCTGTCCACCACCAACAACAAGCAACATCGGGTCAACAAATGGTGAAGAAGGAAAATACCGTAATTGAAGATCAATTAGCCAACAATGATATGCTCTCACAGGATCAATTGACACACCTGATGACCAAAGCTACCCCAGATCAATTTCAGCAGATCTTAAAGGTTTTGAATGCCAACAGTGTTGGTGAGTTACATGGAACTATCAATATG GGGGACTGTATGTGCTGA
- the LOC124896308 gene encoding uncharacterized protein LOC124896308, with the protein MASTSISNSTPSLPNPNFEIFDGKDFPRWHGKMEFFLKRLKLAYVLEEPCPNAPGSEVASDEATLIKEQIAKWQYDDYLCKNYILGGMSNKYYDQYYVKCKYAKEIWDTLQAIYLAEEASFKKFLVSNYMEFKMVDDRSITEQVQEFQLIANKIAISGIALDENFHVGAIVSKLPPSWKEYRSKLLHKKEDLTLEQLLQHLQIEQKTR; encoded by the coding sequence atggcttctacatcaatatcaaatagtaCTCCATCTTTGCCTaatcctaattttgaaatatttgatggcaaagactTTCCTAGATGGCATGGAAAGATggaattctttttaaaacgatTAAAGTTGGCATATGTTCTTGAAGAACCTTGCCCTAATGCTCCTGGTTCTGAGGTAGCATCTGACGAGGCTACTttgattaaagaacaaattgCCAAATGgcaatatgatgattatttgtgcaagaattatattcttggaggaatgtctaacaaatattatgatcaatattatgttaaatgCAAATATGCTAAAGAGATATGGGACACTCTTCAAGCTATTTATTTAGCCGAAGAGGCGAGTTTTAAGAAATTTCTCGTTTCAAATTATATGGAGTTCAAAATGGTTGATGACAGGTCAATCACTGAACAAGTACAAGAATTCCAACTTATAGCTAATAAAATTGCTATATCTGGAATTGCTCTTGATGAAAACTTTCATGTTGGTGCTATTGTATCAAAACTTCCTCCATCTTGGAAAGAGTACCGAAGCAAACTCTTACACAAAAAGGAAGATTTAACTCTTGAACAATTGTTGCAACACTTGCAAATTGAACAAAAGACACGATGA